One Serinicoccus chungangensis genomic window carries:
- the nudC gene encoding NAD(+) diphosphatase has protein sequence MSAADETFLDLALSRSRVDRLARVRTDDAELGALLDRPQTRVLELRGDAVAVLAGPARLRLRPPREGDAGREPWFLGRDAGVDYVAVTAPRETREGEDPTQEGEDLTWAGLREVGADLDDRDAGLLTAATALRAWHDRHGHCPRCGAATEVVQGGWLRRCPSDGSEHHPRTDPAVIMAVTDPDDRLLLATGLPWPEGRLSVLAGFVEAGESLEAAVAREVEEEVGVQIDGLVYRGNQPWPFPGSLMLAFRARTGQTHLTVQESELRSASWYTRDQLSEGLREGRVTLPSRVSVAHRLIEEWFGGPLPGHGPAVPR, from the coding sequence GTGAGTGCTGCCGACGAGACCTTTCTGGACCTGGCCCTCTCCCGGTCCCGGGTGGACCGGCTCGCGCGCGTGCGGACCGACGACGCCGAGCTGGGTGCGCTCCTCGACCGCCCGCAGACGCGCGTGCTCGAGCTGCGCGGGGACGCGGTGGCGGTCCTGGCGGGCCCGGCGCGGCTGCGGCTGCGCCCGCCCCGGGAGGGCGACGCCGGGCGGGAGCCCTGGTTCCTCGGCCGGGACGCCGGGGTCGACTACGTGGCGGTGACCGCGCCGCGGGAGACGCGCGAGGGCGAGGACCCTACGCAGGAGGGTGAGGACCTGACCTGGGCCGGGCTGCGAGAGGTCGGCGCCGACCTCGACGACCGGGACGCGGGGCTGCTCACGGCGGCGACCGCGCTGCGGGCCTGGCACGACCGTCACGGTCACTGTCCCCGGTGCGGGGCAGCGACGGAGGTGGTGCAGGGAGGGTGGCTGCGCCGCTGCCCGAGCGACGGGTCGGAGCACCACCCGCGCACCGATCCCGCCGTCATCATGGCGGTCACGGACCCGGACGACCGGCTCCTGCTCGCCACCGGCCTACCGTGGCCCGAGGGGCGGTTGTCCGTCCTCGCCGGGTTCGTGGAGGCGGGCGAGTCCCTGGAGGCGGCGGTGGCCCGCGAGGTGGAGGAGGAGGTCGGCGTCCAGATCGACGGCCTGGTCTACCGCGGCAACCAGCCGTGGCCCTTCCCGGGATCGCTGATGCTCGCCTTCCGCGCCCGGACCGGCCAGACCCACCTCACCGTCCAGGAGAGCGAGCTGCGGTCCGCCTCCTGGTACACCCGGGACCAGCTGAGCGAGGGGCTCCGGGAGGGGCGCGTCACCCTGCCCTCCCGCGTCTCGGTCGCCCACCGGCTCATCGAGGAGTGGTTCGGCGGTCCGCTGCCCGGGCACGGCCCTGCGGTGCCCCGGTGA
- a CDS encoding ATP-dependent DNA helicase UvrD2 — protein sequence MSTAPDPDTILDGLDPEQREVAAAPLGPMVVLAGAGTGKTRAITHRIAYGVASGAYPPDRLLAVTFTARAAGEMRTRLRDLGVRGVQARTFHAAALRQLQFFWPQAVGGPPPTVVAHKAPAVAEAAGRLRLRLDRPALRDVAAEIEWAKVSMLTAQTYAARARALRRSVADLDATAVARLLETYHEVCSERHVIDFEDVLLLTVGMLDEHPQIAAAIHDQYRHFVVDEYQDVNPLQQQLLELWRGRREDVCVVGDPAQSIYSFTGASADHLLGFSTLHPQARRVRLVRNYRSTPQIVHLANLVLASGGRQRDTSGDLVAQAADGPAPVLTSYPDDEAEAAGVADGVRALLDAGQEASEIAVLYRTNSQSEVLESALARAGIPYLVRGGERFFSRAEVRNAIVLLRAAVRSDDGSRPLGESVRHVLAGAGWAPRPPEGSGAVRERWESLQALALLADSLVEQTPAARTADLVAELDRRAQEQHAPTVQGITLASLHAAKGLEWDAVFLIGASDGLLPITLADTPERVEEERRLLYVGLTRARHRLTVSWAGARSPGGRASRSVSPFLASAAGVLGSGAQSGRRGGGRREGGRRAPRPPRTCRSCGAVLAGAGERKIGRCAACPPTYDEATFTALREWRRGVAAQGAVPAYVVFTDATLVAIAEQVPADRGALSQISGVGERKLEMYGDAVLAILSDTPPAAG from the coding sequence GTGAGCACAGCCCCGGACCCCGACACCATCCTCGACGGCCTCGACCCCGAGCAGCGGGAGGTGGCGGCCGCGCCCCTGGGACCGATGGTGGTGCTCGCCGGTGCCGGGACCGGCAAGACCCGGGCCATCACCCACCGGATCGCCTACGGGGTCGCGAGCGGCGCCTACCCCCCCGACCGGCTCCTCGCCGTCACCTTCACCGCACGCGCGGCGGGGGAGATGCGGACCCGTCTGCGCGACCTCGGCGTCCGGGGGGTCCAGGCTCGGACGTTCCACGCCGCGGCCCTGCGCCAGCTGCAGTTCTTCTGGCCGCAGGCGGTGGGCGGTCCGCCCCCGACCGTCGTCGCGCACAAGGCACCGGCGGTGGCCGAGGCCGCCGGCCGGCTGCGGCTGCGCCTGGATCGCCCCGCACTGCGCGACGTGGCGGCCGAGATCGAGTGGGCCAAGGTCTCCATGCTCACGGCCCAGACCTACGCGGCGCGGGCGCGCGCCCTGCGTCGGTCGGTGGCCGACCTCGACGCGACCGCGGTGGCCCGGCTGCTGGAGACCTACCACGAGGTGTGCTCCGAGCGTCACGTCATCGACTTCGAGGACGTCCTGCTGCTCACCGTCGGCATGCTCGACGAGCACCCGCAGATCGCCGCCGCCATCCACGACCAGTACCGCCACTTCGTCGTCGACGAGTACCAGGACGTGAACCCGTTGCAGCAGCAGCTGCTCGAGCTGTGGCGGGGGCGGCGCGAGGACGTCTGCGTCGTGGGCGACCCCGCGCAGTCGATCTACTCCTTCACGGGCGCGAGCGCCGACCACCTGCTGGGCTTCTCCACGCTGCACCCGCAGGCGCGCCGTGTGCGCCTCGTCCGCAACTACCGGAGCACCCCGCAGATCGTGCACCTGGCCAACCTGGTGCTGGCCTCGGGCGGCCGGCAGCGGGACACCTCGGGCGACCTGGTGGCGCAGGCGGCCGACGGCCCAGCCCCCGTCCTCACCTCCTACCCCGACGACGAGGCGGAGGCCGCCGGGGTCGCCGACGGCGTCCGGGCGCTGCTGGACGCCGGGCAGGAGGCCAGCGAGATCGCGGTGCTCTACCGCACCAACAGCCAGTCGGAGGTGCTGGAGAGCGCCCTCGCCCGGGCCGGGATCCCCTACCTCGTGCGCGGTGGCGAGCGCTTCTTCTCCCGCGCCGAGGTGCGCAACGCGATCGTGCTGCTGCGGGCCGCGGTGCGCTCCGACGACGGCAGCCGACCGCTGGGCGAGTCGGTCCGGCACGTCCTGGCGGGCGCCGGGTGGGCGCCGAGGCCGCCCGAGGGCTCGGGCGCGGTGAGGGAGCGCTGGGAGAGCCTCCAGGCGCTCGCTCTCCTGGCGGACTCCCTGGTCGAGCAGACCCCGGCTGCGCGGACCGCGGACCTCGTCGCCGAGCTGGACCGACGCGCTCAGGAGCAGCACGCCCCGACCGTCCAGGGCATCACGCTGGCCTCGTTGCACGCCGCGAAGGGCCTGGAGTGGGACGCGGTCTTCCTCATCGGGGCCAGCGACGGGCTGCTGCCCATCACCCTCGCCGACACGCCCGAGCGGGTGGAGGAGGAACGACGCCTCCTCTACGTCGGGCTCACCCGGGCCCGACACCGGCTCACCGTGAGCTGGGCCGGCGCCCGCAGCCCGGGCGGACGGGCGAGCCGCTCGGTCTCACCCTTCCTGGCCTCGGCCGCCGGGGTCCTCGGCTCGGGGGCGCAGTCCGGGCGCAGGGGAGGCGGCCGTCGCGAGGGTGGTCGGCGCGCGCCCCGGCCACCCCGGACCTGCCGGTCCTGCGGCGCCGTCCTCGCGGGGGCGGGGGAGCGCAAGATCGGCCGGTGCGCCGCGTGCCCACCCACCTACGACGAGGCGACCTTCACCGCGCTGAGGGAGTGGCGACGCGGCGTGGCGGCGCAGGGCGCCGTGCCTGCCTACGTCGTCTTCACCGACGCCACCCTGGTCGCGATCGCCGAGCAGGTGCCGGCCGACCGCGGCGCGCTGTCGCAGATCTCGGGGGTGGGGGAGCGCAAGCTGGAGATGTACGGCGACGCGGTGCTGGCGATCCTCTCGGACACGCCTCCCGCCGCCGGCTGA